The following proteins are encoded in a genomic region of Sporichthyaceae bacterium:
- a CDS encoding ABC transporter permease has translation MLRFLIRRILSAVLILLVVSAVTFFLFFALPGNPARLVCGKSCNPTRLAEIKHGLGLDRSIFVQYWDFMKGIFVGRDYTFAGQPTHCGVPCFGYSYTTKQQVWSTLLDRFPATISLAIGAATLFLIVGVGLGAIAALRAQTWFDRFAISFSLIGASLQIYFIGPLLKNVFVDQLHWLPDPRYVPISNSPTSWFKGMIIPWITLAIVSTAVYARLTRSRMLDTLGEDFVRAGRGRGLKTSTLHLKHTGRATLSPVLTVFGLDLAGLLSGAVITETVFNIQGIGKLAVTSVFNDDLPMIMATVLIGAALVVIANVVVDIAYAVVDPRVRLT, from the coding sequence GTGCTGCGCTTTCTGATCCGTCGCATCCTCAGTGCGGTGCTGATCCTCCTGGTGGTCAGCGCGGTGACGTTTTTCCTGTTCTTCGCGCTGCCCGGTAACCCCGCGCGGCTGGTCTGCGGCAAGTCGTGCAACCCCACCCGGTTGGCCGAGATCAAGCACGGACTGGGCCTGGATCGCTCGATCTTCGTGCAGTACTGGGACTTCATGAAGGGGATCTTCGTCGGCCGGGACTACACGTTCGCGGGTCAGCCGACCCACTGCGGCGTGCCGTGCTTCGGCTACTCCTACACCACCAAGCAACAGGTTTGGTCGACGTTGCTGGACCGGTTCCCGGCCACCATTTCGTTGGCCATCGGCGCCGCGACCCTGTTCCTGATCGTCGGTGTCGGGCTCGGCGCGATCGCTGCGTTGCGCGCGCAAACCTGGTTCGACCGGTTCGCGATCTCGTTCAGCCTGATCGGCGCCTCACTACAGATCTACTTCATCGGCCCGCTGCTCAAGAACGTATTCGTCGACCAACTGCACTGGCTGCCCGACCCGCGCTACGTGCCGATCAGCAACAGCCCAACCTCCTGGTTCAAGGGCATGATCATTCCGTGGATCACGTTGGCCATTGTGAGCACCGCGGTGTATGCGCGGCTCACCCGATCGCGGATGCTCGACACGCTCGGTGAGGATTTCGTGCGGGCCGGCCGCGGGCGCGGATTGAAGACCTCGACCCTGCACCTCAAGCACACCGGCCGGGCCACGCTCTCCCCGGTGCTGACCGTGTTCGGCCTGGACCTGGCCGGCCTGCTGTCCGGTGCGGTGATCACCGAGACCGTGTTCAACATCCAGGGCATCGGCAAGCTCGCGGTGACCTCGGTGTTCAACGATGACCTGCCGATGATCATGGCCACGGTGTTGATCGGCGCGGCGTTGGTGGTCATCGCCAACGTGGTGGTGGACATCGCTTACGCGGTGGTCGACCCGCGGGTGCGGCTGACATGA
- a CDS encoding ABC transporter substrate-binding protein → MKRAVGLTMTIVCVGGLLPGCTFGGHGDDLAESASCSAEASATPIPKYNYRIDNKVSAPVKPVPDAKRGGTVRVYDVVDYQHLDPARIYVNNLQTLSQLLTRQLTGYLEDGTNIKLVGDLATDTGKSSNGNRTWTYTLRPGITWEDGSPVTSADVKYGLEREFVEDYSEGPTYLQTWFAGTQDFHSVYKGPYDGKELDAIQTPDDKTVVLNFKEAQPDVPFAMALQGAPVKKSKDTRGDYDLKPFSNGPYKIASHNIDRNMVLVRNTAWKGASDPIRTDYPDRFEFTFGETPLDTNRRLIAAVGADAAAMTVVDGVSPEVLDKVLNRPDLLARSVSGLTQFTSYVVFNLRRMTDIRVRKAVMYAYPRCQLRQLVGGPDTGDFAGTLSSPTLVGHEDSDLFQVPPGGDPQRARALLKEAGKLGTKLVMPYNASSRRGQQAGIITTQALEKAGFKVIKKAVDPKDQDLESDPSNPFDVYAQGWAADWPSGSTVYPPLFDGRLIVDGPGNTDQSFFKDDAINKQMDAIRKIADPIEAGKRWAALDRAILQKLPVFPDTYLRSRQLYGPRLGHVTYDNIYGEVSLNGLYVK, encoded by the coding sequence ATGAAGCGGGCGGTCGGTCTGACGATGACCATCGTGTGTGTCGGTGGGTTACTGCCCGGCTGCACCTTCGGCGGTCACGGAGACGACCTCGCCGAGAGTGCTTCCTGCTCGGCCGAGGCCTCCGCGACGCCGATCCCGAAGTACAACTACCGCATCGACAACAAGGTGAGCGCGCCGGTGAAGCCGGTGCCCGACGCCAAGCGCGGCGGCACGGTGCGGGTCTACGACGTTGTCGACTACCAGCACCTGGACCCGGCGCGCATCTACGTCAACAACCTGCAGACCCTCTCGCAGCTGCTCACCCGTCAGCTCACCGGCTACCTGGAGGACGGCACCAACATCAAGCTGGTCGGCGATCTGGCCACCGACACCGGCAAATCAAGCAACGGCAACCGCACCTGGACCTACACCCTGCGGCCCGGCATTACCTGGGAGGACGGTTCGCCGGTCACCTCCGCCGACGTGAAGTACGGCCTGGAGCGGGAGTTCGTCGAGGACTACTCCGAGGGTCCGACCTATCTACAGACCTGGTTCGCGGGCACCCAGGACTTCCACTCTGTCTACAAGGGGCCCTACGACGGCAAGGAACTCGACGCCATCCAGACCCCCGACGACAAGACGGTGGTGCTGAATTTCAAGGAGGCACAGCCCGACGTGCCCTTCGCCATGGCGCTGCAGGGCGCGCCGGTGAAGAAGAGCAAGGACACCCGCGGCGACTACGACCTGAAGCCCTTCTCCAACGGGCCCTACAAGATCGCCTCGCACAACATCGACCGCAACATGGTGCTGGTGCGCAACACCGCATGGAAGGGCGCCTCCGACCCGATCCGCACCGACTACCCGGATCGGTTCGAGTTCACCTTTGGCGAGACCCCGTTGGACACCAACCGCCGGTTGATCGCCGCGGTGGGCGCCGACGCCGCCGCGATGACGGTTGTTGATGGGGTCTCACCCGAGGTACTGGACAAGGTGTTGAACCGGCCGGACCTGCTGGCCCGCAGCGTCAGCGGGCTCACCCAGTTCACCAGCTACGTGGTGTTCAACCTGCGTCGGATGACGGACATCCGGGTGCGCAAGGCGGTCATGTACGCCTACCCGCGCTGCCAATTGCGCCAACTGGTGGGTGGCCCGGACACCGGCGACTTCGCCGGCACGCTGTCCTCGCCGACCCTGGTCGGGCACGAGGACTCCGACCTCTTTCAGGTGCCCCCCGGCGGGGACCCGCAGCGGGCACGGGCGCTGCTGAAGGAAGCGGGCAAGCTCGGCACGAAATTGGTGATGCCCTACAACGCGTCCAGCCGACGTGGGCAGCAGGCCGGGATTATCACCACGCAGGCGCTGGAGAAGGCCGGCTTCAAGGTGATCAAGAAGGCCGTCGATCCCAAGGACCAGGACCTTGAGTCAGATCCAAGCAACCCGTTCGACGTCTACGCGCAGGGCTGGGCGGCGGACTGGCCGAGCGGGTCGACCGTTTACCCGCCGTTGTTCGACGGCCGGCTGATCGTGGATGGGCCGGGTAACACCGACCAGTCGTTCTTCAAAGACGACGCCATCAACAAGCAGATGGACGCCATTCGCAAGATCGCCGACCCGATCGAAGCGGGTAAGCGCTGGGCCGCACTGGACCGCGCAATTCTGCAAAAACTCCCCGTGTTTCCCGACACCTACTTGCGGTCCCGGCAGTTGTACGGGCCCCGGCTGGGCCACGTCACCTACGACAACATCTACGGCGAGGTTTCGCTGAACGGGCTGTACGTCAAGTGA